The Pseudomonas moraviensis genome contains the following window.
ACCTGTCTAACTTCGCCATCGAAGGTGCCGGTTGCACCGTGCAACCTGAGGTGCTCGCCCTGGCCGAGGCGTTTGCCGAAGCGGGCAAACCGGTCGGGCTGATCTGCATCTCCCCGGCGCTGGCAGCAAAAATCTACGGCCCCGGGGTGACCTGCACCATCGGCAACGACGCCGACACCGCTGCGGCAATGAACAAAATGGGCGCCACCCACGAAGAGTGCGCCGTCACCGACATCGTCGAAGACAAGGCGCGCAAACTGGTGACCACCCCGGCGTACATGCTGGCGCAGACCATCAGCGAAGCGGCTTCGGGCATCAACAAACTGGTCGACCGTGTGCTCGAACTGACCCACGAAAACGACGCCTGACACGGTCTACTGTAGGAGTGAGCCTGCTCGCGATGGCGGTGTGCAGGCAACATATCTGTTGGATGATCGACCGCTATCGCGAGCAGGCTCACTCCTACAAGGGCTGTGTATTGGGCTCAGGGTTTGCGGGTGAGCCGAGTCAGAATCCGGTCCAAAGCATTGGCAAACGCCTGCTTCTCGCGCTCGCCAAATGGCGCCGGGCCGCCGCTCATCTGGCCCTGTTCGCGCAAATCGGTAAACAGA
Protein-coding sequences here:
- the elbB gene encoding isoprenoid biosynthesis glyoxalase ElbB → MSKKVAVILSGSGVYDGAEIQESVITLLRLDQRGAQVQCFAPNIAQLHVINHLTGEEMPESRNVLVESARIARGNVKDIRDADVEDFDALIVPGGFGAAKNLSNFAIEGAGCTVQPEVLALAEAFAEAGKPVGLICISPALAAKIYGPGVTCTIGNDADTAAAMNKMGATHEECAVTDIVEDKARKLVTTPAYMLAQTISEAASGINKLVDRVLELTHENDA